The following coding sequences lie in one Rhizobium rhododendri genomic window:
- a CDS encoding sulfite exporter TauE/SafE family protein: MTIYLPIAELSVNIFIILGMGAAVGFLSGMFGVGGGFLITPLLIFYNIPPIVAVATGSNQVVASSVSGAISHFRRGSLDLKLGSILLAGGLVGSTLGLWVFVILRRVGQIDLIISLLYVFLLGTVGTLMLWESINALRRAAGKGKPLPKRPGHHNWVQRLPLKMRFKKSKLYLSVIPVFGLGFFVGVLTPMGIGGGFILVPAMIYLLRIPTNVVVGTSLFQVIFVTGYTTIVQAATNYSVDIVLAFVLMVAGVIGAQYGVRVGQRLRGEQLRALLGLLVLAVGVRLAIALIVTPTDIYSIVMEGIGQ; encoded by the coding sequence GTGACGATTTACCTGCCGATAGCGGAATTATCGGTCAATATCTTCATCATCCTCGGCATGGGCGCGGCGGTCGGCTTCCTGTCGGGCATGTTCGGCGTCGGCGGCGGGTTTTTGATCACGCCACTGCTGATCTTCTACAACATTCCCCCAATTGTCGCCGTCGCCACAGGCTCCAACCAGGTCGTTGCCTCCTCGGTTTCCGGCGCTATCAGCCATTTCAGGCGCGGCTCACTGGATCTAAAGCTCGGATCGATCCTGCTTGCCGGCGGCCTTGTCGGCTCGACGCTTGGCCTCTGGGTCTTCGTGATCCTGCGGCGCGTCGGCCAGATCGACCTGATCATCTCGCTTCTCTACGTGTTCCTGCTCGGCACGGTGGGAACGCTGATGCTCTGGGAGAGCATCAATGCGCTGCGACGCGCAGCCGGCAAGGGCAAGCCGCTGCCCAAGCGGCCCGGCCACCATAACTGGGTGCAGCGGCTGCCGCTGAAAATGCGTTTCAAGAAATCCAAACTCTATCTCAGTGTCATTCCGGTATTCGGCCTCGGTTTCTTCGTCGGCGTGTTGACCCCCATGGGGATCGGCGGCGGCTTTATCCTGGTTCCAGCGATGATCTACCTTCTGCGCATCCCGACCAATGTCGTGGTCGGCACATCGCTGTTCCAGGTCATCTTCGTCACCGGCTATACGACCATCGTCCAGGCAGCCACCAACTATTCCGTCGATATCGTGCTCGCCTTCGTGCTGATGGTGGCCGGCGTCATCGGCGCGCAATACGGCGTGCGGGTCGGCCAGCGGCTGCGCGGCGAGCAGCTGCGTGCCCTGCTCGGCCTGCTCGTACTTGCCGTCGGCGTGCGCCTTGCCATCGCCCTGATCGTTACGCCGACCGATATCTACTCCATTGTCATGGAGGGTATCGGCCAATGA
- a CDS encoding prohibitin family protein: MTETASRIPLKFIASVAVIALVGLPVILGSWYTIDQGERGVITRFGAVVGTADPGLGFKTPFVTVVTRFPVQTQIIKIEDTEAYSQDQQPAHMQLSVNYSITPSQVVDVYSQFGSAEGLADRLIRPRIQQQVKNVFGHYTAATAISQRDKLNTDIRQALSDSVKGPVMIEGVQLENIKFSKPYEEAIEARMTAEVEVQKSAQKAQNEKQLAQITVTKAQADADSQLALATAQAKAITLRGEADANAIRAKGEALRDNPALIQYQAIGNGWDGKLPTSMTPGGALPFIGVR, from the coding sequence ATGACCGAAACTGCCTCACGCATACCGCTCAAATTTATTGCCAGCGTCGCAGTCATCGCGCTGGTCGGACTGCCGGTTATATTGGGTTCCTGGTACACGATCGATCAAGGCGAACGCGGTGTGATCACGCGCTTCGGTGCAGTCGTTGGCACGGCGGATCCGGGCCTTGGCTTCAAGACGCCGTTCGTCACGGTCGTTACGCGCTTTCCGGTCCAGACACAGATCATCAAGATCGAGGATACGGAAGCCTACTCGCAGGACCAGCAGCCTGCCCATATGCAGCTTTCCGTCAATTACAGCATTACGCCTTCGCAGGTCGTGGATGTCTATAGCCAGTTCGGCAGCGCCGAGGGACTTGCCGACCGTCTGATCCGTCCGCGTATCCAGCAGCAGGTCAAAAACGTCTTTGGACATTACACGGCGGCAACGGCCATCAGCCAGCGCGACAAGCTCAACACCGATATCCGCCAGGCGCTGAGCGACTCCGTCAAGGGGCCGGTCATGATCGAAGGCGTACAGCTGGAAAACATCAAGTTTTCGAAGCCGTACGAGGAGGCAATCGAAGCCCGCATGACAGCGGAAGTCGAGGTTCAGAAATCGGCACAGAAAGCGCAGAACGAGAAGCAGCTGGCGCAGATCACCGTGACCAAGGCGCAGGCCGATGCGGATAGCCAGCTTGCCCTCGCGACTGCCCAGGCCAAAGCCATCACGCTCCGTGGTGAGGCCGATGCGAACGCCATCCGGGCCAAGGGAGAGGCGCTCCGCGACAACCCTGCGCTTATTCAATACCAGGCTATCGGCAATGGTTGGGACGGCAAGCTGCCCACCTCGATGACGCCCGGCGGCGCCTTGCCGTTCATCGGCGTCAGGTAG
- a CDS encoding ligase-associated DNA damage response DEXH box helicase yields the protein MDRIETETLLALPIPFTRWFAEKGWQPRAHQLELLARAEAGESTLLIAPTGAGKTLAGFLPSLTDLTRRGKIPPGSAFSGIHTLYISPLKALAVDIERNLMKPVEEMGLPVTVENRTGDTPSAKRQRQKLSPPDILLTTPEQVALLLANGQAQRFFGDLRYIVLDELHSLVSSKRGHMLSLGLARLRRLAPGLQTIGLSATVSDPMELQKWLVGQREGEDRHAGLVTVAGGAKPDISILASEERIPWAGHSAKYAIPDVYSQLLDHKTTLLFVNTRSQAEMLFQELWTVNDDNLPIALHHGSLDVGQRRKVEAAMAANKLRAVVATSTLDLGIDWGDVDLVIHVGAPKGASRLAQRIGRSNHRMDEPSKAILVPANRFEVMECQAALDANYIGAQDTPPVGRGTLDVLAQHVLGMACAEPFDPLELFDEITSASPYAYLSWETFEQIVDFVATGGYALRAYERYARIRKMEDGRWRISNPAVAQQYRLNSGTIVESPMLNLKMVKRGAGGRIGRGGATLGKMEEYFFEQLSPGDTFIFSGKVLRYEGIRENEALASQAYSNDPKIPSYNGGKFPLSTYLADQVRSMLADPDRWHELPDQVRDWLALQREKSMVPKRDELLIETFPRGSRAYMVAYPFEGRLAHQTLGMLLTRRLERAGAKPLGFVATDYSLGIWGLEDMGQMIATGRLSLSTLFDEDMLGDDLEEWLDESFLLKRTFRNCAVISGLIERRHPGKEKSGRQVTVSADLIYDVLRSHEPDHILLQATRQDAATGLLDIARLGDMLRRIKGHITHRALDHISPLAVPVMLEIGRESVPGEAHDALLAEAADDLIAEALS from the coding sequence GTGGATCGCATCGAGACTGAGACGCTACTGGCCCTGCCCATTCCCTTCACCCGCTGGTTTGCGGAAAAGGGCTGGCAGCCCCGCGCCCATCAGCTCGAACTGCTGGCCCGCGCGGAAGCTGGCGAAAGCACGCTGCTGATTGCGCCGACAGGTGCCGGCAAGACGCTGGCCGGCTTTCTGCCCTCGCTTACGGACCTGACGCGGCGCGGGAAGATACCGCCAGGGTCGGCCTTCTCCGGCATCCACACGCTTTACATTTCACCGCTCAAGGCGCTGGCCGTCGATATCGAGCGAAACCTGATGAAGCCCGTCGAGGAGATGGGCCTGCCGGTCACCGTCGAGAACCGCACGGGCGATACGCCGAGCGCCAAACGCCAGCGCCAGAAGCTCTCGCCGCCGGACATCCTGCTGACCACACCGGAGCAGGTGGCGCTGCTGCTCGCTAATGGCCAGGCCCAGCGCTTCTTCGGCGATCTGAGATATATCGTCCTCGACGAGTTGCACTCGCTGGTCTCCTCGAAGCGCGGCCACATGCTGTCGCTGGGGCTGGCGCGGCTGCGGCGGCTGGCGCCCGGTCTGCAGACCATTGGCCTGTCCGCTACCGTCTCCGACCCCATGGAACTGCAGAAATGGCTGGTCGGCCAGCGCGAGGGCGAGGATCGTCACGCAGGCCTCGTGACTGTCGCCGGCGGCGCCAAGCCTGATATCTCGATCCTTGCCAGCGAAGAACGCATCCCCTGGGCCGGCCATTCGGCGAAATACGCCATCCCCGACGTCTACAGCCAGTTGCTCGACCACAAGACGACGTTGCTCTTCGTCAACACCCGCAGCCAGGCTGAAATGCTGTTCCAGGAACTCTGGACGGTCAATGACGACAATCTGCCGATCGCTCTGCATCATGGTTCGCTCGATGTCGGCCAGCGCCGCAAGGTCGAGGCGGCGATGGCGGCCAACAAGCTGCGCGCCGTCGTCGCCACATCTACGCTCGACCTCGGGATCGACTGGGGCGATGTCGATCTCGTCATCCATGTCGGTGCACCCAAGGGTGCCTCGCGGCTGGCCCAGCGCATCGGCCGCTCCAACCACCGCATGGACGAGCCGTCGAAGGCGATTCTCGTACCGGCCAATCGCTTCGAGGTGATGGAGTGCCAGGCTGCTCTCGATGCCAATTACATCGGCGCACAGGACACCCCGCCGGTCGGCCGGGGCACGCTCGACGTGTTGGCCCAGCACGTGCTCGGCATGGCCTGCGCCGAGCCCTTCGATCCGCTCGAACTGTTCGACGAGATCACCAGCGCCTCTCCCTATGCCTATCTATCGTGGGAGACCTTCGAGCAGATCGTCGATTTCGTCGCCACCGGCGGCTACGCGCTGCGCGCCTATGAGCGCTACGCCCGCATCCGCAAGATGGAGGACGGCCGCTGGCGCATCTCCAATCCGGCCGTGGCGCAGCAATACCGCCTGAACTCGGGCACCATCGTCGAATCGCCGATGCTGAACCTGAAGATGGTCAAACGCGGCGCCGGCGGACGCATCGGCCGCGGCGGGGCAACGCTCGGCAAGATGGAGGAGTACTTCTTCGAGCAGCTTTCGCCGGGCGACACTTTCATCTTCTCGGGCAAGGTGCTGCGCTATGAGGGTATCCGCGAAAACGAGGCGCTGGCCAGCCAGGCCTATTCCAACGACCCGAAGATCCCTTCCTACAATGGCGGCAAGTTCCCGCTGTCGACCTATCTCGCTGACCAGGTCCGCTCGATGCTGGCCGATCCCGACCGCTGGCACGAGCTACCGGACCAGGTGCGCGACTGGCTAGCGTTGCAGCGGGAAAAGTCGATGGTGCCGAAACGCGACGAACTGCTGATCGAAACATTTCCGCGCGGCAGCCGCGCCTACATGGTGGCCTATCCCTTCGAAGGACGGCTTGCCCACCAGACGCTTGGCATGCTGCTGACCCGGCGGCTGGAGCGTGCCGGCGCCAAGCCGCTCGGCTTCGTCGCCACAGATTATTCGCTCGGCATCTGGGGGCTGGAGGACATGGGCCAGATGATCGCCACCGGCCGCCTCAGCCTGTCCACGCTGTTCGACGAGGACATGCTCGGCGACGATCTCGAGGAGTGGCTGGACGAGTCCTTCCTCCTGAAGCGCACCTTCCGCAATTGCGCTGTCATCTCCGGCCTGATCGAACGTCGCCATCCCGGCAAGGAAAAGTCTGGCCGCCAGGTGACTGTATCGGCCGATCTGATCTATGACGTGTTGCGCAGCCACGAACCCGATCACATCCTTCTTCAGGCGACGCGGCAGGATGCGGCAACGGGGCTTTTGGATATTGCCCGGCTTGGCGATATGCTGAGGCGAATCAAGGGCCACATCACCCACCGGGCGCTCGACCACATCTCGCCGCTGGCCGTACCGGTCATGCTCGAAATAGGCCGGGAATCCGTTCCAGGAGAGGCCCATGACGCGCTGCTGGCCGAAGCCGCCGACGATCTGATCGCCGAGGCGCTGAGCTGA
- the pdeM gene encoding ligase-associated DNA damage response endonuclease PdeM: MITRLALARDMTGIATSAGAETSVHGVAAVCDPLGGLYLPDAGILVVSDLHLEKGAAFARRGMMLPPYDTLATLTVLSAVIARYDPKLVISLGDNFHDRKGSALMPEAFRTLISGMARGREWIWINGNHDPDGTTGLPGQSLDELVHSGLTFRHEPKAGRQAGEIAGHLHPSATVRRREKSIRRPCFATDGGRMLMPAFGLMSGGLDLGHKAMAGLFDHPLLVAHLLGRDRIYSVRYASLIG; encoded by the coding sequence TTGATAACCAGACTGGCGCTTGCGCGCGACATGACCGGCATTGCCACATCAGCCGGCGCGGAAACCAGCGTCCACGGCGTCGCTGCCGTCTGCGATCCTCTTGGTGGCCTTTACCTGCCGGATGCGGGCATCCTCGTCGTCTCGGACCTGCATCTCGAGAAGGGTGCAGCATTCGCCCGTCGCGGCATGATGCTGCCACCTTACGATACGCTGGCAACGCTGACGGTCTTGTCCGCCGTCATCGCTCGTTACGATCCGAAGCTGGTGATTTCGCTTGGCGACAATTTCCATGATCGCAAGGGATCGGCCCTGATGCCGGAGGCTTTCCGGACGCTGATCTCGGGAATGGCCCGAGGTCGCGAATGGATATGGATCAACGGTAACCACGACCCGGATGGCACAACCGGTCTTCCCGGCCAATCGCTGGACGAACTCGTACACAGCGGCCTGACATTCCGGCACGAACCGAAGGCTGGCCGACAGGCCGGAGAGATCGCCGGCCACCTGCATCCCTCGGCCACTGTGCGCAGACGGGAGAAGTCGATCCGCCGTCCGTGCTTTGCAACGGACGGAGGTCGCATGCTGATGCCGGCTTTCGGCCTGATGAGTGGCGGCCTCGATCTCGGTCACAAGGCGATGGCCGGACTGTTCGACCACCCGTTACTGGTTGCCCACCTGCTCGGTCGGGACCGTATCTATTCAGTCCGGTATGCAAGCCTCATCGGCTAA
- a CDS encoding L,D-transpeptidase family protein yields MKTTALLTTLALLVPFAATAQEMKPDAINASSLASIPADRPATASDNPDPAIVRLQVLLDRAGASPGVIDGFYGENVSKAVAGFEAMNGLATDGKVGPDVTSRLDGKVPVIESYVITADDATGIVDHIPTDYAEKAKMESMGYTSVAEKLSERFHMAQALLEKLNEGNDFAVGKTIQVVMPGPPMQGQVKRIEANKKSGQVFAYNAEGKPIAVYPATVGSEENPSPKGLHKVKRVARNPVYRYDPDKNFKQGKNDKVLTIPKGPNGPVGSVWIDLTEPTYGIHGTPEPDLIGKVGSHGCVRLTNWDAEELAGMVKPGVVVEFVN; encoded by the coding sequence ATGAAAACAACCGCGCTCCTCACCACCCTCGCCCTCCTCGTCCCCTTTGCCGCCACGGCTCAGGAGATGAAGCCCGACGCAATCAATGCCTCGTCGCTCGCGTCGATCCCGGCGGACCGTCCGGCGACCGCTTCCGACAATCCCGATCCGGCGATTGTCCGCCTGCAGGTGCTGCTCGACCGCGCCGGCGCGTCTCCAGGGGTGATCGATGGTTTCTACGGCGAGAACGTCAGCAAGGCGGTCGCAGGCTTCGAGGCGATGAACGGGCTGGCGACTGACGGCAAGGTTGGACCTGATGTCACCAGCCGTCTCGATGGCAAGGTTCCGGTGATCGAGAGCTACGTGATCACCGCTGACGATGCCACGGGCATCGTCGATCACATTCCGACGGACTACGCCGAAAAAGCCAAGATGGAGAGCATGGGCTACACCAGCGTCGCCGAGAAGCTTTCGGAGCGTTTCCACATGGCTCAGGCGCTGCTGGAAAAACTCAATGAAGGCAACGATTTCGCGGTTGGCAAGACGATCCAGGTGGTGATGCCGGGTCCGCCGATGCAGGGCCAGGTCAAGCGCATCGAAGCCAACAAGAAGAGTGGCCAGGTTTTTGCCTATAACGCAGAAGGCAAGCCGATCGCCGTCTATCCTGCGACAGTGGGCAGCGAGGAAAATCCATCGCCAAAGGGACTGCACAAGGTCAAGCGCGTCGCCCGCAACCCGGTCTATCGCTACGACCCGGACAAGAACTTCAAGCAGGGCAAGAACGACAAGGTCCTGACGATACCCAAGGGACCGAACGGCCCTGTCGGCAGCGTCTGGATCGACCTCACCGAACCGACCTACGGCATCCACGGGACGCCGGAGCCCGACCTTATCGGCAAGGTCGGCTCGCACGGTTGCGTCCGCCTGACGAACTGGGATGCCGAAGAGCTGGCCGGCATGGTCAAACCCGGCGTGGTCGTTGAATTCGTAAACTGA
- a CDS encoding histidine-type phosphatase, protein MSLKSILIASLMFAAAGSPAGAGALSPDKYIAVMRHGVRPQTSSRELLHYSSRQWPTWDVADGMLTGHGKVAAEKLAAWEVSMLRAKNLVPKSGCPVPGSVFGWANGAIQRTIDTGNVLLSAMFPGCGLSVGFNGTRDVDALYAASETSLGAVDPAKAEAAILATAGGSFDAMKAKAAPLMKELDTILGCATPACSMEQRPWTIETKAAKDGKPASVSMKGPIVEAGTIVQVFLLQYANGFPADQVAFDKASSAADIIRLSQLRQVKYDIGNRVPYLAARDVSNFLNQVLLAIAADPKDAKSAEGPPNANFLLFMGSDTQQAEIAALLGLHWHIPPYLDDETPPTGALTFERLRDGAGKAYVRLGFVAPTLDQIRDASTIDAASPPLQAEITMPGCESESVEGACPLDRFLALARPKLDMTAVASQAYH, encoded by the coding sequence ATGTCGTTAAAATCCATCCTCATCGCCAGCCTGATGTTTGCTGCTGCGGGGAGCCCCGCTGGCGCGGGCGCGCTTTCCCCAGACAAATACATCGCAGTCATGCGTCACGGCGTCCGGCCGCAGACCAGCAGCCGGGAGCTGCTGCATTACTCGTCCCGGCAGTGGCCGACATGGGACGTCGCCGACGGCATGCTGACAGGGCACGGAAAAGTGGCGGCCGAGAAACTCGCCGCCTGGGAGGTTTCCATGCTGCGCGCCAAGAACCTCGTTCCCAAGAGCGGTTGCCCTGTCCCTGGTTCCGTCTTCGGTTGGGCCAATGGTGCCATCCAGCGCACCATCGATACCGGGAATGTGCTGTTATCGGCGATGTTCCCCGGCTGCGGCCTTTCCGTCGGCTTCAACGGGACCAGGGATGTCGACGCGCTTTACGCGGCCTCGGAAACCTCCCTTGGGGCCGTCGATCCGGCCAAGGCGGAAGCTGCCATCCTTGCCACGGCCGGCGGCAGTTTCGATGCGATGAAGGCCAAGGCGGCGCCCTTGATGAAGGAGCTCGACACCATCCTCGGATGCGCGACGCCTGCCTGCTCGATGGAACAGCGGCCCTGGACGATCGAGACCAAGGCGGCAAAGGACGGAAAGCCGGCAAGCGTTTCCATGAAGGGACCCATCGTCGAAGCCGGCACGATCGTGCAGGTTTTCCTGCTGCAATATGCCAATGGTTTTCCTGCAGACCAGGTGGCCTTCGACAAGGCATCCAGCGCTGCCGACATCATCCGCCTGTCGCAGCTGCGCCAGGTCAAATACGACATTGGCAACCGTGTACCCTACCTTGCGGCGCGCGACGTTTCGAATTTCCTTAACCAGGTGCTGCTCGCCATCGCTGCCGACCCGAAGGACGCGAAATCAGCGGAAGGACCACCGAACGCCAACTTCCTGCTCTTCATGGGCAGCGATACCCAACAGGCCGAAATCGCGGCGCTTCTTGGTCTGCACTGGCACATTCCGCCCTATCTGGACGACGAAACGCCTCCGACCGGGGCGCTGACCTTCGAGCGGTTGCGCGATGGCGCGGGCAAGGCCTATGTCCGTCTCGGCTTCGTTGCGCCGACCCTGGATCAGATTCGTGACGCCTCCACGATCGATGCAGCCTCGCCGCCGCTCCAGGCAGAGATAACGATGCCCGGCTGCGAAAGCGAGAGCGTCGAGGGTGCCTGCCCGCTCGATCGCTTCCTGGCCCTGGCACGACCGAAGCTCGATATGACGGCTGTGGCAAGCCAGGCTTACCACTGA
- a CDS encoding TIGR02186 family protein, whose protein sequence is MMGRALILAAALLLAAFGARAQVMLDAPATPLPETMEIGTSTSEIAITSDFAGADLTIFGALGNTDQLLLAIGQYDIVVVLEGPRENATVRKKQRVFGIWVNTRSMTFERVPEAYSLSSTRAVDSVTTPLELNDHGIGLDHIPLNPVGFVGDVGNLREFRDAFRRLQESGGLYDRDPSGVRFVSSSLFKATLRLPANVPNGVHTVRAYLFKSGKFVAEKSLPLRVIKTGIEQTITDAAHEQPIAYGFFAVFLAVVTGWTASFVFRKS, encoded by the coding sequence ATGATGGGACGTGCGCTTATCCTTGCCGCCGCCCTGCTGCTGGCAGCGTTTGGCGCCCGGGCGCAGGTCATGCTCGACGCACCGGCGACGCCCCTGCCCGAGACGATGGAGATCGGCACCTCGACCAGCGAAATCGCCATCACGTCGGATTTCGCCGGCGCCGACCTGACGATTTTCGGCGCACTCGGCAATACCGACCAGCTTTTGCTGGCCATCGGCCAGTATGACATCGTCGTGGTGCTGGAAGGTCCGCGCGAGAATGCCACGGTGCGCAAGAAGCAACGGGTGTTCGGCATCTGGGTCAACACACGGTCGATGACCTTCGAGCGGGTGCCGGAAGCCTATTCGCTGTCGAGCACGCGTGCCGTCGACAGCGTCACGACGCCGCTGGAACTGAACGACCACGGCATCGGCCTCGATCATATTCCGCTCAACCCGGTCGGCTTCGTTGGCGACGTCGGAAACCTGCGTGAGTTCCGCGACGCGTTCCGGAGGCTGCAGGAGAGCGGCGGCCTCTACGACCGCGATCCGAGCGGCGTGCGCTTCGTCAGCTCCAGCCTGTTCAAGGCGACGCTACGCCTGCCGGCCAACGTGCCCAACGGCGTACACACTGTGCGCGCCTATCTCTTCAAAAGCGGCAAATTTGTCGCCGAAAAGTCGCTGCCGCTGCGCGTCATCAAGACCGGCATCGAACAGACCATCACCGACGCCGCCCATGAGCAACCGATCGCCTACGGTTTCTTCGCAGTTTTCCTCGCCGTCGTGACGGGCTGGACCGCCAGCTTCGTATTCCGGAAGAGCTAG